From the genome of uncultured Methanobrevibacter sp.:
ATTCATAACTGAAGTTACCTCCATTTGTATGGGGCAATAATGAAGTTTCATCCAAAGTCATCTGGCAGATATCAACAATATAATCGACCATGTTGTCGTATCCAAATTCTTTTAATTTTAATTGGACAATTTCATCTTCATCAGCATCTTCTCCAAAAGTGAAAAGAGCTTCTTTACAACCATGTTCTTCGGCTTCTTTTAATTCACTTAAAATTTCTTCTTTTGTCTTAAGAATAATGGCTTCTGGATCATCTGGGTTCTTTTTAAAATTACAATATCCACAATCATTTCTGCAAATTTCAGTTAATGGTATGAATATATTTTTAGAATAAGTTATGAGATTATTCTCCCTATATTTGGCTACTTCCAGCATATATTTTTCAAGGTCTTTGTCAGTTGCATTTAATATAGTGAGAATTTCCTCTTTTGTTAAATTTGTCATGTTTAATCTTCACGTTCGGAAACAGTTACTTCCACATAAAGCGGAGGAATTTCATTTTTATCTTCCCAAATTGCAATAACTACATAAAAATTTGGAAGTTCAAATACTTTGTAAGCTACTACAAGTCCCATTGATTCCAATTCTTCTTCCATCCTAATGAATCCTTTACTGTCAACATCTCCAGTACCAGTTTCACTTTTTTGGATGTTTTTATCGCCTAATTTGAGAATGTCTTCAATTTTGTCGGATGTGGATTCTATTTCTGTTCCTCCAAGGATTTCTCCAATTTCAGAAAGCTTAGAATCAAAATCATCTAAAGGCAGTACTTTTCTTGATTTTCCTCTCACAATTAAAATTCTTTCATTATCAATTGCAGGTCTTGATCCTTTAAATGATTCAAAAAAGCCCATTACTTCTCCTGCAATTTCATATGTTTTTTTCATTAAATCAGATCCTATTGAATATTTAATTCTTCTTTTAATTCGCCCATGGTGGTTACTTTTTCAGCAAATGCATTGTGTCTATGAATACTTTCATGATTTTCCTGACGGGATGTAATTAACACATCATCTGGGAAATCAG
Proteins encoded in this window:
- a CDS encoding DUF2120 family protein, encoding MKKTYEIAGEVMGFFESFKGSRPAIDNERILIVRGKSRKVLPLDDFDSKLSEIGEILGGTEIESTSDKIEDILKLGDKNIQKSETGTGDVDSKGFIRMEEELESMGLVVAYKVFELPNFYVVIAIWEDKNEIPPLYVEVTVSERED